One Dokdonia sp. Dokd-P16 genomic window carries:
- a CDS encoding M14 family zinc carboxypeptidase yields MKQTYLKVVILIFVFVFGVITTSRGQVNLSQAANHNHTSFNSDGIVKRVIIKTKNPETLKLLYTKGFDFTCGSKGVTTGIQLDLNDNEIHILNELNIPYHITIDNLTEYISERNDRNLPQAKTELQRLKSISLGKSPSPITDLDQNTRSFSQSSESVPSAIQYDDCSEVDWTPQNFTLGSMGGAYNYQEILDQLALMQQMYPDIISVVKDASPTNQKTHGYTGTNPDIAPQTMWYVKISDNPDTDEAGEPQSLITGAAHAREVSSVMNIIYYMWYILENYNVDPLITNMINNQELYFIPVINPDGYIYNGIQAPNGGGNQRKNLRPGTGNGLYTQGVDLNRNSPYYWGIDNAGSSPTTTSNTYRGPTPGSEPETQIIADFVQSKDLKVAINHHSGLNSIVTSSYNGSTSAAPSGREDEFQELMQNVTHYNRYIHGSAPNTLYEANGDFNDWMLGGPPVSTNPDQNGNGTPDGIIYTNSGSGKNIIAFTPENGDEFSPDPTHIVPVAKRALRMNLITSLSAGSYAQLHDLTNTDINSSNSTLDFAVEYIGQTLDNLTLTVTPISSNISSITPLPLNALSNMSKLEQREVSLPITLNNGIQPNELIEYEVTLSNSNYDIYKAVFRKYYSPNILIDADGISNWTGNWVNYTNGYNGSTNAISIVPSGSYGNNQVRTTTLNTAQNFDNSEGYIIQFNAFWDIERNFDLVQLEASTDGTNWIALCGKYNKPAAPTSVNNHFNNTKGGPGNPSNHQESNGTYVYDGDQIVNGVNKWIREEIFIDFENNTTLLGQTGVQLRFRFDSDVSNIRDGYNTDFVGFIFDDFKILSLDAYAPELCRNTAISSFPYNESFESGLGVWSQDQGDDGEWSRNSGGTPSGTTGPNGANNGTFYLYTEATEDPDAAGENLGNSATAILTSPCFDLFNASSATFNFDYHMFGDTMGNLIVEVLDDENFTWNPLFTQNGSTGSAQNQWSSESADLTAYLNKTIKIRFVGTTGNGFSSDMAIDNIELLATIEDPDSVPPTAMCQNITASLGADGTVTILASQIDNGSTDDGTIASLTLDIDTFDCSNVGVNTVTLTVTDTGNNTDTCTATVTIEPYTTAPDDLAISNIEITTASVSWNAAASGDYSLRFRESGTTAYTTQAVSTNTFELANLEPETTYEIQVSAVCSGAANSPYSSVVEFTTKPLCDAITTVPYTENFTADFGIFEQIDGDDGDWLRNNDVTPTGDTGPGTGAGNLLIDGDDYLYVEASAPATTVGGINQGNTAILQSQCLDLTDYTIASLVFNYHMRTAGTFSQRPILDIFVSEDGGETFSAAVTQLEGVDGTGWREETIDLSSFSGKNIKLRFVGTTGVGSFQGDIAIDNLRFTASNTTYIYDTGAWTPQDPSGIATSNDNIEVRSGAPTLSANTVVNNVTILAGATLNLAATTLDINGDLTNSGDISGASGMLLMSGSSPQEISGNAIEIANLVIDNSDTTQGVTLSTAVSVNKLLTLTDGTLNTGNTLTLLSNATRTAMIDIITGGTISGNVTTERYIPARRAFRLLSSPVTTTTSINTNWQEGVNNTGTSFPTDNVNPNPGYGTHISGSLTGENGFDATASGNGSIFKLDNASQSWENVTNTDVTTLSAGEPFRLLVRGDRSVNVTSNAATPTATTLRATGTVATSPVSVTGSTLNHNAGAFNFIGNPYQASLNINTVLSASTNVRTGEIWVWDATLGSRGQYVTVLLDGSGSSNGANSKDYHFIQPGQAIFTATDATVTDSSTEIVFNETDKVPGNEVPLYSNSSNAIATSPHLIGRLYRSEHYGEEIGLQDNFVILYGDSYSNDVTSEDVSKFFNIDENMGVLKDGGLLSIDKVAMPTEDDQIQLYNALYRTSNYTLDLDVYGLNEVETYLKDNHTGETTLLEEGLNTIAFTVDNNIETSVDTNRFEIVYQREVLSTTNEEVIDFTMYPNPITNGRLTITSTAFSGSDVDVVITNLLGQTVMSKPALFNGNKAVIHDLNQLSSGMYILSINGENIKVSHKIVIQ; encoded by the coding sequence ATGAAGCAAACCTACTTAAAGGTTGTTATCCTCATTTTTGTATTTGTATTTGGTGTTATTACTACCTCGCGTGGGCAAGTAAACCTATCACAAGCTGCAAATCACAACCACACTTCTTTCAATTCTGATGGTATCGTGAAGCGTGTTATCATAAAAACAAAAAATCCAGAGACGTTAAAACTATTGTATACGAAAGGTTTTGACTTTACTTGTGGTAGTAAAGGTGTTACTACAGGAATACAGTTAGATTTAAATGACAATGAAATTCATATTCTAAATGAATTGAATATTCCTTATCATATTACAATTGATAATTTAACAGAGTACATAAGCGAACGAAATGATCGCAACCTACCTCAAGCTAAAACAGAATTACAAAGACTTAAGAGTATAAGTTTAGGAAAGTCCCCTAGCCCAATTACAGATTTAGATCAGAATACGAGATCCTTTAGTCAAAGCTCAGAAAGTGTTCCTAGCGCCATTCAATATGATGACTGTAGCGAAGTTGACTGGACCCCACAAAACTTTACGCTAGGTTCTATGGGAGGGGCTTACAACTACCAAGAGATTTTAGATCAATTGGCTTTAATGCAGCAAATGTATCCTGATATTATTTCAGTGGTTAAAGATGCTTCTCCAACTAACCAAAAGACACATGGATATACCGGAACAAACCCAGATATAGCTCCACAAACTATGTGGTATGTAAAAATATCTGATAATCCTGACACAGATGAAGCTGGTGAACCTCAATCATTAATTACGGGAGCAGCTCACGCAAGAGAAGTAAGTAGTGTGATGAACATCATCTACTACATGTGGTATATTTTAGAAAACTATAATGTCGACCCGCTTATCACGAATATGATTAATAATCAGGAGCTTTATTTTATACCTGTTATAAATCCTGACGGTTATATCTATAATGGTATTCAAGCTCCTAACGGTGGAGGAAACCAAAGAAAGAATCTTAGACCAGGTACTGGTAATGGACTATACACTCAAGGGGTTGACCTTAACAGAAATTCTCCATACTATTGGGGTATAGATAATGCGGGATCGTCCCCTACGACAACATCTAACACATATAGAGGACCAACTCCAGGCTCTGAACCAGAGACACAAATTATAGCAGATTTTGTACAGTCTAAGGATTTAAAAGTAGCTATTAATCACCACTCTGGACTAAATTCAATTGTAACTTCGTCATATAATGGTAGTACATCTGCAGCACCATCAGGTCGTGAGGATGAGTTCCAAGAACTTATGCAAAATGTGACACATTATAATCGCTACATTCATGGCTCTGCTCCTAATACCCTATACGAAGCAAATGGAGATTTTAATGACTGGATGCTTGGTGGTCCTCCGGTCTCTACTAATCCAGATCAAAATGGCAATGGAACTCCAGATGGAATTATATATACCAATTCAGGCTCTGGAAAGAACATTATTGCATTTACACCAGAAAACGGGGATGAGTTTTCTCCAGACCCTACACATATTGTACCTGTAGCAAAAAGAGCTTTGCGCATGAATTTAATTACAAGTTTATCGGCTGGTAGTTATGCTCAGTTACACGACCTTACTAATACAGACATAAATAGCTCTAATTCTACATTAGACTTTGCCGTTGAATATATAGGACAGACACTTGATAATCTTACGCTCACAGTTACGCCAATTAGCTCAAATATTAGTAGCATAACTCCTTTACCGCTTAATGCATTGAGCAACATGAGTAAGCTAGAACAAAGAGAAGTAAGCTTACCTATTACGCTAAATAATGGTATTCAACCTAACGAACTGATTGAATATGAAGTTACACTAAGTAATAGTAATTATGACATATACAAAGCCGTGTTTCGTAAATATTACAGCCCAAATATTCTTATTGACGCAGACGGTATCTCGAACTGGACTGGTAACTGGGTAAATTATACTAATGGATATAATGGTAGTACTAATGCTATTTCTATAGTACCTAGCGGATCTTATGGTAATAACCAAGTTCGTACAACCACCCTAAACACGGCACAAAATTTTGATAACTCAGAAGGCTACATAATACAATTTAATGCTTTTTGGGATATAGAACGCAACTTTGATTTAGTACAACTAGAAGCATCTACAGACGGAACTAACTGGATAGCATTATGTGGTAAGTACAATAAGCCTGCTGCACCTACATCTGTAAATAATCATTTCAACAATACTAAAGGAGGACCAGGAAATCCTAGTAATCATCAAGAATCAAATGGAACTTACGTGTATGATGGTGATCAGATTGTTAATGGTGTAAACAAGTGGATACGAGAAGAAATATTTATTGATTTTGAAAATAACACGACATTATTAGGTCAGACGGGAGTGCAACTCCGCTTTAGATTTGATAGTGATGTGAGTAATATACGTGATGGATATAACACAGATTTCGTAGGTTTCATTTTTGATGATTTCAAAATTTTATCTTTAGACGCATATGCTCCTGAGCTATGTAGGAATACCGCTATCTCAAGTTTCCCTTACAACGAAAGTTTTGAATCTGGACTAGGCGTATGGTCGCAAGATCAAGGTGATGATGGTGAGTGGTCTAGAAATTCTGGTGGTACTCCTTCTGGAACTACGGGTCCAAACGGAGCGAATAATGGAACTTTTTATCTATACACTGAAGCTACTGAAGATCCTGATGCTGCTGGAGAAAACCTAGGTAATAGCGCAACCGCAATACTTACAAGTCCTTGCTTTGACTTATTTAATGCTTCTAGCGCTACTTTTAATTTTGATTATCACATGTTTGGTGATACGATGGGAAATTTAATTGTGGAAGTGCTCGATGATGAAAACTTCACATGGAATCCTTTATTTACTCAAAACGGAAGTACTGGAAGTGCACAAAACCAATGGAGTTCAGAGAGTGCAGATTTGACAGCTTACTTAAATAAAACTATTAAAATAAGATTTGTAGGAACTACTGGTAACGGCTTTAGTAGTGATATGGCTATTGATAATATAGAACTGCTAGCAACGATAGAGGATCCGGACTCGGTACCTCCTACAGCTATGTGTCAAAACATCACAGCATCTTTAGGGGCAGATGGCACTGTTACTATACTCGCATCTCAAATAGATAATGGATCCACAGATGATGGTACTATTGCTAGTTTGACTTTAGATATTGATACGTTTGATTGTTCAAATGTTGGGGTAAATACAGTTACACTTACTGTGACAGATACTGGAAATAATACAGATACTTGTACGGCAACCGTAACTATTGAACCATATACAACCGCTCCAGATGATTTGGCTATTTCAAATATAGAAATCACTACTGCAAGCGTAAGTTGGAATGCCGCAGCAAGTGGAGATTATAGTTTACGCTTTCGCGAAAGCGGAACTACAGCCTATACGACGCAAGCTGTTTCTACAAACACATTTGAACTAGCAAATCTAGAACCTGAAACTACTTATGAAATCCAAGTTAGCGCAGTATGTTCTGGCGCAGCAAATTCACCATATAGTAGCGTTGTAGAATTTACTACAAAACCATTGTGCGATGCAATTACAACAGTCCCTTACACCGAAAATTTTACAGCAGACTTTGGGATTTTTGAACAAATAGATGGTGATGATGGTGATTGGTTGAGAAATAATGATGTAACTCCAACAGGAGATACTGGACCAGGAACAGGAGCAGGTAATTTACTAATAGATGGTGATGATTATCTGTATGTAGAGGCATCTGCACCCGCTACAACAGTTGGAGGTATTAATCAAGGTAATACTGCCATATTACAATCACAGTGTTTAGACCTCACAGATTATACTATCGCAAGTTTAGTTTTTAACTATCATATGAGAACAGCAGGTACTTTCTCTCAAAGACCAATATTGGACATTTTTGTAAGTGAAGATGGAGGAGAAACCTTTAGTGCGGCAGTTACTCAATTAGAAGGTGTTGATGGAACAGGCTGGAGAGAAGAGACTATTGACTTATCATCATTTTCAGGAAAAAATATCAAACTTAGGTTTGTAGGTACTACAGGAGTAGGAAGTTTTCAAGGAGATATAGCTATAGATAATTTACGCTTTACCGCTTCAAACACAACCTACATCTACGACACAGGAGCGTGGACACCACAAGATCCAAGTGGTATTGCTACAAGTAATGACAATATCGAAGTACGTTCTGGAGCTCCTACCCTATCGGCAAATACAGTAGTAAATAATGTAACAATACTTGCTGGCGCAACATTAAATCTAGCAGCTACTACGCTGGATATAAACGGTGACCTCACTAATTCTGGTGACATCTCTGGAGCAAGTGGGATGCTATTAATGTCAGGAAGTTCTCCTCAGGAAATTTCTGGTAATGCAATTGAAATTGCAAACTTAGTAATTGATAATAGTGACACCACTCAAGGTGTTACCTTAAGCACGGCAGTTTCTGTAAATAAATTGTTAACGCTAACTGATGGTACGCTTAATACAGGAAATACACTTACATTATTGAGTAATGCTACAAGAACCGCAATGATTGATATAATTACGGGTGGGACTATCTCTGGTAATGTAACGACTGAACGATACATTCCTGCAAGAAGGGCTTTTAGATTACTTTCTAGTCCTGTAACCACAACTACAAGTATCAATACAAACTGGCAAGAAGGGGTCAATAACACAGGCACCTCTTTCCCTACCGACAATGTGAATCCTAACCCAGGTTATGGTACTCATATCTCAGGTTCCTTAACGGGTGAAAATGGTTTTGATGCTACTGCTTCTGGAAATGGTTCTATCTTTAAATTAGATAACGCCTCACAGTCATGGGAAAATGTTACAAACACAGATGTAACTACCTTGAGTGCTGGTGAACCTTTTAGACTTCTAGTAAGAGGTGATCGTAGTGTCAATGTCACAAGTAATGCGGCCACTCCTACTGCTACCACATTAAGAGCGACAGGAACTGTCGCTACGTCTCCGGTAAGTGTTACTGGCAGTACACTTAACCACAATGCGGGAGCTTTTAACTTTATAGGAAATCCATATCAGGCTTCTTTAAACATAAACACCGTACTTTCAGCTTCTACAAATGTGAGAACTGGAGAGATTTGGGTATGGGATGCTACTCTAGGTTCGAGAGGACAATATGTAACTGTTCTTCTAGACGGAAGTGGTTCTAGTAATGGAGCAAATTCTAAAGACTACCATTTCATACAACCTGGTCAAGCTATTTTTACAGCAACAGATGCTACTGTTACAGATAGTAGTACTGAGATTGTCTTTAACGAGACAGATAAAGTTCCTGGTAATGAAGTACCGCTCTATAGTAATTCATCAAACGCTATTGCCACATCACCACACCTTATAGGTAGATTGTATAGAAGTGAACACTATGGTGAAGAAATAGGCTTACAAGATAACTTTGTCATCCTTTATGGTGATAGCTACAGTAACGACGTAACATCAGAAGATGTTTCAAAGTTCTTTAATATTGATGAGAACATGGGTGTTTTAAAAGATGGCGGACTCCTAAGCATTGATAAAGTAGCTATGCCTACAGAAGATGATCAGATACAACTTTACAATGCACTGTATCGCACTAGTAATTACACATTAGATCTTGACGTCTATGGATTAAATGAGGTAGAAACATATCTTAAGGACAACCACACAGGTGAGACTACTTTACTAGAAGAAGGATTAAACACTATCGCTTTTACTGTTGATAACAACATTGAGACAAGTGTAGATACAAATCGTTTTGAAATTGTCTACCAGCGCGAAGTATTATCAACTACAAATGAAGAAGTGATTGATTTTACTATGTATCCTAATCCTATCACAAATGGAAGATTAACCATTACATCTACAGCATTTTCAGGAAGTGATGTAGATGTGGTAATCACAAATTTACTAGGACAAACAGTAATGAGTAAGCCAGCTTTATTCAACGGTAATAAGGCGGTAATTCATGATCTTAACCAACTAAGTAGTGGCATGTATATACTATCTATTAATGGTGAAAATATCAAGGTATCTCATAAAATTGTTATCCAATAA
- a CDS encoding vanadium-dependent haloperoxidase, whose product MRIPQINSLLLGLLVVFLLQSCQDDVDDVSLNQNVVVSDIIDTSIIVTDPTTQLITDWNTLWLEIDQYAYGMRPVATARSLAYIHLAAYEVAVADVDGNQSNVNNLDGLAINLSERPNNLDINVALNACYATVFDHFMYNVESDIDVKIGQHKNAQETRLQEGLSVEVITNSIDWGTYIAEQVIAYSQTDTAAESQISDPQPYAYEPPAGEGYWTYSADEERAWFPYWASARTFVISSEETSSVPPTINYSTSVESDFYNEMMEVYTINNAAREEDNDDLWVAEFWSDDVEGLMMSPPGRQISIANQLIDQLDVSHEQSLMMLLKLGFSLNDAAVSTWADKYEYMVMRPSVYIQAHIDPTYQTNLYRFINWPNPSFPGYPSGHSAFSSAAAGVFINEFGNTIDFTDKTHEGRTEFRGAPRQYNSLSEMAQESAFSRLPLGVHVRMDCTEGLRLGYEISDAVNAYDLSE is encoded by the coding sequence ATGAGAATCCCACAAATTAATTCTTTACTACTAGGACTCCTTGTTGTCTTCTTACTTCAATCTTGTCAAGATGATGTAGATGATGTGAGTCTCAATCAAAATGTAGTAGTATCTGATATTATTGATACTTCAATAATAGTTACAGACCCAACCACACAGCTCATTACCGACTGGAATACGCTTTGGTTAGAAATAGATCAATATGCCTATGGTATGAGACCTGTTGCCACAGCAAGATCTTTGGCTTATATACACTTAGCAGCATATGAGGTAGCAGTTGCAGATGTAGATGGAAACCAGTCTAACGTAAATAATCTTGATGGATTAGCTATCAATCTAAGCGAGCGTCCAAATAATCTAGACATCAATGTAGCTTTAAATGCTTGTTATGCAACAGTTTTTGATCACTTCATGTATAATGTGGAATCTGATATAGATGTGAAAATTGGCCAACATAAAAATGCTCAAGAAACTAGACTTCAAGAAGGTTTAAGTGTAGAAGTAATTACAAATTCTATAGACTGGGGAACCTACATTGCAGAGCAAGTAATTGCATATAGCCAAACCGATACCGCAGCAGAATCTCAGATATCAGACCCTCAGCCGTATGCTTATGAACCTCCGGCAGGTGAAGGCTACTGGACGTACAGTGCAGATGAAGAGAGAGCTTGGTTTCCATATTGGGCTAGTGCAAGAACATTTGTAATATCATCAGAAGAGACATCAAGTGTGCCGCCTACAATCAATTATAGTACAAGCGTAGAAAGTGACTTTTATAATGAAATGATGGAAGTGTATACCATCAACAACGCAGCTAGAGAAGAAGATAATGATGATTTGTGGGTAGCAGAGTTCTGGTCTGACGATGTAGAAGGTCTTATGATGAGTCCTCCTGGTCGTCAAATTTCTATTGCAAATCAATTAATAGATCAACTAGATGTGAGTCACGAGCAATCACTTATGATGCTTTTAAAGTTAGGTTTTTCTTTAAACGATGCTGCTGTTTCCACTTGGGCAGATAAGTATGAGTATATGGTCATGCGACCTAGTGTTTATATCCAAGCGCATATAGATCCAACTTATCAAACCAATTTATATAGGTTTATTAATTGGCCTAACCCGTCATTCCCAGGGTATCCATCAGGGCATTCTGCATTTTCTTCGGCGGCAGCTGGGGTCTTTATCAATGAGTTTGGAAACACTATTGACTTTACAGACAAAACCCACGAAGGTAGGACCGAGTTTAGAGGAGCGCCTAGACAGTATAATTCGCTTTCAGAAATGGCTCAAGAAAGTGCTTTTTCTAGACTTCCACTAGGAGTACATGTAAGAATGGATTGTACAGAAGGATTACGATTAGGTTATGAAATATCTGATGCTGTAAATGCTTATGACCTTAGTGAGTAG
- a CDS encoding pentapeptide repeat-containing protein, with protein MTQIDNNQLLKKLRPSISYVDGSPNYDLISETFFSQKIVVKFHFQQTYLSEHRLDNAAFEGCVFTKCDLSKLQAKNTTFQNCVFIECNIVDSSFIDGIFINTHFENCDLSRSSFKNLTFKFSSIEHSKTSDFSIKECEVNFAMLQNELTNQISNLDATNIIFSDLKKFNNALDPSDSYWIKERKEIFMAAFNYFELINPKYNLTKEFQDNDYGICKLKNKYLEFQFHQDRYTESINRSIINLETGMIYNYGYLIFSKNISEKENIAPSDFLNRELAITISIKNIVYLADKYLAEIFNGDFTKV; from the coding sequence ATGACACAAATAGACAACAATCAATTACTAAAAAAACTTAGACCTAGCATTTCATATGTTGACGGGAGTCCTAATTATGATTTGATTTCAGAGACATTTTTTAGCCAAAAAATAGTCGTAAAGTTCCATTTTCAACAAACTTATCTTTCAGAACATAGATTAGATAATGCTGCTTTTGAAGGTTGTGTTTTCACTAAGTGTGATTTGAGTAAGTTACAAGCAAAGAACACTACATTTCAAAATTGTGTTTTTATAGAATGTAATATCGTAGATAGTTCATTTATTGATGGGATATTTATCAATACGCACTTTGAGAATTGTGATTTGAGTCGTTCTTCTTTTAAAAATTTAACTTTTAAGTTCTCTTCAATTGAACATTCAAAAACTAGTGATTTCTCAATAAAAGAGTGTGAAGTTAATTTTGCAATGCTTCAAAATGAATTAACTAATCAGATATCCAACTTAGATGCTACGAATATTATATTTAGTGATTTAAAGAAATTTAATAATGCTCTAGATCCTTCAGATTCCTATTGGATCAAAGAAAGAAAGGAGATTTTTATGGCTGCGTTTAATTACTTTGAATTAATCAATCCTAAATACAATCTTACTAAAGAATTTCAAGATAATGACTATGGTATTTGTAAGCTAAAAAACAAATATTTGGAATTCCAGTTTCATCAAGACCGCTATACAGAATCTATTAATAGATCAATAATCAATCTAGAAACCGGTATGATTTATAACTACGGATACCTCATATTTAGTAAAAACATAAGCGAAAAAGAAAATATTGCCCCTTCGGATTTTTTGAATCGTGAATTGGCTATAACCATTAGTATAAAAAATATAGTGTACCTAGCGGACAAATACCTCGCAGAGATATTTAATGGTGATTTTACGAAGGTTTAA